Proteins co-encoded in one Prunus persica cultivar Lovell chromosome G6, Prunus_persica_NCBIv2, whole genome shotgun sequence genomic window:
- the LOC18775060 gene encoding squalene epoxidase 3, whose translation MLLQKAPCSHPYHPPPSSSPTTFRFKSSNIVTFVLHNHNNNQPHLSTTSFHNHKPTTTTATEKLSKSSSTSNSCISSSSSGSFSLIRTKMVAMVAVDPYVLWTFFASLVGFVALSVLRRRNYGNGMAKDGSKVQKNKNSTNKSLVSEQCVKSSDDGEFPPVYRSGTDVIIVGAGVAGAALAHTLAKEGRRVHVIERDLTEPDRIVGELLQPGGYLKLIELGLEDCVEEIDAQRVLGYALFKDGKNTRLTYPLEQFHSDVAGRSFHNGRFIQRMREKASKLTNVQLEQGTVTSLLEENGTIKGVQYKTKDGQELKAYAPLTIVCDGCFSNLRRSLCRPQVEVPSCFVGLILENCELPFANHGHVILGDPSPILFYPISSTEVRCLVDVPGQKLPPIANGEMANYLKTVVAPQVPPELHDAFISAVDKGNIRTMPNRSMPANPQPTPGALLMGDAFNMRHPLTGGGMTVALSDIVVLRDLLKPLRNLHDPASLCKYLESFYTLRKPVASTINTLAGALYKVFSASPDEARKEMRQACFDYLSLGGTCSTGPVALLSGLNPHPLSLVLHFFGVAVYGVGRLLLPFPSPKRMWIGARLILIALDIIFPIIKAEGVRQMFFPATIPAYHRAPPVE comes from the exons ATGCTCCTACAAAAAGCCCCATGCTCACATCCATACCATCCTCCTCCTTCATCCTCACCCACAACATTCAGATTCAAAAGCAGCAACATTGTCACCTTTGTCCTCCATAACCATAACAATAATCAACCTCATCTTTCTACTACAAGCTTCCATAATCACAAACCCACCacaacaacagcaacagaAAAATTGAGCAAAAGCTCTAGTACCAGTAACTCCTgcatttcttcttcatcatctgggtctttttctttgattcgGACCAAGATGGTGGCAATGGTGGCGGTCGATCCCTACGTTCTCTGGACCTTCTTTGCCTCCCTCGTGGGTTTCGTTGCTCTCTCTGTTCTCCGTCGCCGTAATTACGGTAATGGCATGGCCAAAGACGGGAGCAAGGTacagaagaacaaaaacagcACAAATAAGAGCCTTGTTTCAGAACAATGTGTCAAGAGCTCCGACGACGGAGAATTCCCGCCGGTGTACCGCTCCGGCACCGACGTCATCATTGTCGGTGCCGGTGTTGCTGGCGCTGCTCTTGCCCATACCCTTGCCaag GAGGGAAGACGTGTTCATGTGATTGAAAGAGACTTGACAGAGCCAGATCGAATTGTTGGTGAACTTCTCCAGCCAGGGGGATACTTGAAATTGATTGAGTTGGGTCTTGAAG ATTGTGTGGAGGAAATTGATGCTCAGCGAGTGCTTGGATATGCTCTTTTTAAGGATGGGAAGAATACTAGGCTGACCTATCCTCTGGAACAGTTCCACTCGGATGTGGCAGGAAGAAGTTTCCACAATGGGCGATTCATACAGAGGATGAGAGAAAAAGCTTCTAAACTAACAAA TGTACAACTGGAGCAAGGTACGGTAACATCCTTGCTCGAAGAAAATGGGACAATTAAGGGGGTTCAATACAAAACTAAGGATGGTCAAGAACTTAAAGCATATGCTCCTCTTACAATTGTTTGTGATGGTTGTTTCTCAAATCTGCGCCGCTCTCTTTGCAGGCCTCAG GTAGAAGTGCCATCCTGTTTTGTGGGATTAATCTTGGAAAATTGCGAACTCCCATTTGCAAATCATGGGCATGTAATTCTTGGAGATCCCTCTCCAATCCTGTTCTATCCAATCAGTAGTACAGAAGTCCGCTGTCTGGTTGATGTACCTGGCCAAAAATTACCTCCCATTGCCAATGGTGAAATGGCCAACTATTTGAAGACTGTGGTGGCTCCACAG GTTCCACCTGAACTTCATGATGCATTCATTTCTGCAGTTGATAAAGGAAATATCAGAACAATGCCAAATAGAAGCATGCCAGCCAATCCACAGCCAACCCCAGGAGCCCTTTTGATGGGTGATGCTTTCAATATGCGACATCCTTTAACTGGTGGAGGCATGACTGTGGCACTGTCTGATATTGTTGTACTCAGGGATCTTCTTAAGCCACTGCGTAACCTACACGATCCAGCTTCATTGTGCAAATACCTAGAATCCTTTTATACCTTGCGCAAG CCGGTTGCATCTACAATAAATACCTTGGCAGGTGCCCTATACAAGGTGTTCTCTGCCTCCCCTGATGAAGCAAGGAAGGAAATGCGCCAAGCATGTTTTGACTATCTAAGCCTCGGAGGTACCTGTTCAACCGGACCAGTGGCTTTGCTCTCTGGTCTAAATCCCCATCCATTGAGTTtagttcttcatttttttggtgtggCGGTATACGGTGTTGGCCGTTTGCTACTACCATTTCCTTCACCAAAACGCATGTGGATTGGAGCTAGATTAATTTTG ATTGCATTGGATATAATATTTCCCATCATCAAGGCAGAAGGAGTGAGACAGATGTTCTTTCCGGCTACTATTCCAGCTTATCATAGAGCTCCTCCTGTTGAGTGA
- the LOC18775336 gene encoding DEAD-box ATP-dependent RNA helicase 16, producing MAETTDSPMAETTEKPPKDIESEDEEEQTFESLGLDGRLIRALNKKKIDKPTPIQQVAIPLILQGKDVVARAKTGSGKTFAYLLPLLQKLFTLEPKKKLAPSAIVLVPTRELSQQVYTEVSSLIELCRVPLKVVQLTSSMPAPDWRTALAALPEILVTTPACVKKCLSDGVLQPTSIDESLEILVLDEADLLLSYGYEGDIKALTPHIPKRCQCLLMSATSSDDVEKLKKLILHNSYILTLPEVGDIKDEVIPKNVQQFWISCSARDKLLYILSLLKLELIQKKVLIFTNTIDMGFRLKLFLEKFGIRSAVLNSELPQNSRLHILEEFNAGLFDYLIATDTSKSKENEDNGESSIEPKKSRKHAKHKADSEFGVVRGIDFKNVHTVVNLDMPQSAEGYVHRIGRTGRAYSTGASISLVSPDEMTIFEEIKSFLGDDEKDDSNLIPPFPLLTKNAVESLRYRAEDVAKSVTKIAVRESRAQDLRNEILNSEKLKAHFEVNPRDLDLLKHDKALSKKPPAPHLRDVPDYLLDATTKEASKTVKLARAAMGNTNPARRHGFKRKSKKNKDPLKTFTAEGHKRARRGGMKREGKDGNGNHRQKKRKT from the exons ATGGCTGAAACTACGGACTCTCCCATGGCTGAAACTACGGAGAAGCCACCCAAGGATATTGAAAGCGAAGACGAAGAGGAGCAGACGTTCGAAAGCCTCGGATTAGACGGTCGTCTTATTCGTGCcctaaacaagaagaaaattgacAAGCCCACCCCCATTCAGCAAGTCGCCATACCTCTCATCCTT CAAGGTAAGGATGTGGTGGCCAGGGCAAAGACTGGGTCTGGAAAGACCTTTGCTTATCTCCTGCCGTTGCTTCAGAAGTTGTTTACTTTAGAACCAAAGAAGAAACTTGCTCCGAGTGCGATTGTTCTCGTCCCTACTCGAGAACTTTCTCAGCAG GTTTATACAGAGGTCTCTTCATTGATTGAATTGTGTAGAGTTCCATTGAAAGTTGTACAGTTGACAAGCAGCATGCCTGCACCTGATTGG CGCACAGCTTTGGCGGCGTTACCTGAGATTCTGGTTACCACTCCAGCTTGCGTAAAGAAATGTTTGTCAGATGGTGTTCTTCAGCCAACATCCATTGATGAGTCACTAGAAATTCTTGTTCTTGATGAG GCAGATCTTCTGTTGTCATATGGATATGAGGGAGATATAAAAGCATTAACACCTCACATCCCTAAACGTTGTCAATGTCTTCTTATGTCTGCCACCTCAAG TGATGATGTTGagaaactgaagaagctgATTCTACATAATTCTTACATTTTGACTTTACCAGAAGTGGGAGATATCAAGGACGAGGTCATCCCAAAAAATGTTCAGCAGTTTTGG ATATCATGCAGTGCACGTGACAAGTTACTGTACATCCTTTCCCTCTTGAAGTTGGAGCTGATTCAGAAAAAAGTTCTGATATTTACTAATACCATTGACATGGGGTTCAGATTAAAACTATTTCTGGAAAAG TTTGGAATTAGATCTGCTGTTTTAAATTCCGAGTTGCCACAGAATTCTCGTCTCCACATTCTTGAG GAATTCAATGCTGGGCTTTTTGATTATTTGATTGCGACTGACACCAGCAAATCAAAAGAGAATGAAGACAATGGGGAGAGTAGTATTGAACCAAAAAAGTCTAGAAAGCATGCTAAGCATAAAGCCGACTCTGAATTTGGAGTAGTGCGGGGAATTGACTTCAAAAATGTGCACACG GTTGTAAATTTGGATATGCCTCAAAGTGCTGAAGGATATGTTCATCGAATTGGACGTACTGGAAGAGCATATAGTACTGGTGCTTCTATCTCCCTT GTTTCTCCAGATgagatgacaatttttgaagaaataaaatccttTTTGGGGGACGATGAAAAGGACGACTCAAACTTAATTCCTCCATTTCCTTTGCTGACCAAGAATGCAGTGGAGTCTTTAAGATATAGAGCTGAG GATGTTGCAAAGAGTGTGACAAAAATTGCTGTCAGAGAATCGCGAGCTCAAGATTTGAGAAATGAAATTCTCAATTCTGAAAA GTTGAAGGCTCATTTTGAAGTTAATCCAAGAGACCTAG ATCTGTTGAAACATGACAAGGCTCTAAGCAAGAAGCCTCCTGCTCCTCACCTACGCGATGTGCCTGATTATCTATTGGACGCAACAACTAAAGAAGCCAGCAAGACTGTTAAGCTTGCTAGAGCTGCAATGGGAAACACCAACCCTGCTCGCCGCCATGGATTTAAGagaaaatccaaaaagaaTAAGGACCCCCTCAAGACTTTCACTGCTGAG GGGCATAAGAGAGCTCGTAGAGGCGGGATGAAGCGAGAAGGAAAAGATGGCAATGGCAACCATagacaaaaaaagagaaagacctga
- the LOC18772016 gene encoding inactive LRR receptor-like serine/threonine-protein kinase BIR2, translating to MGAAAKTACALIFITVLNGAVFRPTSSDPSDEACLTHLSQSIQDATKSLQNWTKTTFANPCSGFTSYLQGATCNNGRIYKLSLTNLALRGSISPFLANCTNLQALDLSSNFLTGPIPSDLQYLVNLAVLNLSSNRLQGPIPPQLTLCAYLNVIDLHDNLLTGTIPQQLGLLVRLSAFDVSNNKLSGPIPVSLGNRSGNLPRFNATSFDGNKELYGYPLAPLKSKGLSVLAIVGIGLGSGFASLVLSFTGVCIWLKITERKMALEEGKVSHLMPDY from the coding sequence ATGGGTGCTGCTGCTAAGACTGCTTGTGCTCTGATATTCATAACCGTTCTAAACGGCGCCGTTTTCCGGCCCACCTCATCAGATCCAAGCGACGAGGCTTGCCTGACCCACCTAAGCCAATCCATACAAGACGCAACAAAGTCCCTCCAGAACTGGACCAAAACCACCTTCGCAAACCCATGTAGCGGCTTCACCTCCTACCTCCAAGGCGCCACCTGCAACAATGGCAGAATCTACAAGCTCTCCCTCACGAACCTCGCTCTGCGCGGCTCAATCTCGCCGTTTTTGGCCAACTGCACCAACCTCCAAGCCCTCGACCTCTCCTCCAACTTCCTCACCGGCCCAATCCCATCGGACCTCCAGTACTTGGTCAACCTCGCCGTCCTGAACCTCTCCTCCAATCGGTTGCAGGGCCCAATCCCGCCGCAGCTCACATTGTGCGCCTATCTCAACGTCATCGATCTCCACGACAACTTACTCACCGGAACGATCCCTCAGCAATTGGGCCTTCTTGTCCGGCTTTCGGCTTTCGACGTCTCAAACAACAAGCTTTCGGGGCCGATACCGGTTTCTTTGGGAAATCGGAGTGGGAATTTGCCGAGGTTTAATGCCACGTCGTTCGATGGCAACAAGGAGCTTTATGGGTACCCTTTGGCCCCTCTGAAAAGCAAAGGGCTTTCGGTTTTGGCCATTGTTGGGATCGGATTGGGAAGTGGGTTTGCGAGTTTGGTGCTTAGTTTCACTGGAGtgtgcatatggttgaaaattacAGAGCGCAAGATGGCTCTTGAAGAGGGCAAGGTCAGCCACCTCATGCCTGATTATTGA